The Streptomyces sp. NBC_00102 genome segment GCGTCCACGCCGCCCCGCCGCCGAGCGGTCGCCGTCGCCGGCGCACTCGTCGTCGCGGTGGCGGCCGGTTCGGCCGTGGTCGCACGCAGCGGCCTGCTCTCGTTCTCGGAGCCGTGCGAGAAGGACGCGGTCCGGCTCACCGTGGCCGCGTCACCCGACATCGCTCCCGCCGTACGCGCCGTGGCCGACCGGGCGCGGAAGGACCAGGTGCGTACGGACGGCCACTGCATGGACGTGGAGGTGGTGGCCGCCGACTCGTACAAGGTCGCCAACACCGTGGCGGCCGGCGGCAAGACCCCGTACCAGGTCTGGCTGCCGGACTCGGACCTCTGGCTCGACCGGGCGAAGGGCAGCGGGGACGGCATACCGCTCACCCCCGGCGATTCGGTGGCCACCTCACCGGTGGGGTTCGCCGTGGTGCCGTCCGCGGCGAAGACCCTGGGCTGGCCGGAGACGCGGCTCGGCTGGGCCGAACTGGTCGCCGCCGCCCTGGGGTCGGACGGTGCGGTCCGGCTCGGGGCCGCCGATCCGGCCCGCAGCGCCACCGGACTGCTGGCGCTCACGGCCATCGGGGCGTCCTCCGCCGGCCAGGGCGGAGACAGCGACACCCGCGCCGCACAGACCGCGAAGCTCCTCTCGGAGCGCATGTCGGAGAGCGACCCGAAGGCTGCGGAGACACTGGCGCGCGACGATTCGGCCGCCGAGCGGGGCGATCCCAAGCGGAACCAGGCTCTGCTGCTGTCGGAGCAGGCAGCCTTCACGCACAACGAGAAGGGGGAAGGGGGCGGAAAGGTCGACCTCTTCTATCCGGAGGACGGGTCCCCGCAGCTCAACTACCCGTACACGCTGGTGGACGAGACGTCGATGACCGTCGAGCAGAGCCGGACCGCGCTGCGGCTGATGACGCTCCTCAAGGAGAGCGGCTCGGGCGGTCCCGGCGGGATCCTGCCGGCACACGGCTTCCGGCCCCCGGACGGCAGTGCCGTGGCGCGGGTCGTCCGGACTGCGGGCGGGAAGGACCCGCAACCGTACGCCGAGGCTCCCGCCACCGCGCCCACGGCCGCCGAGCTCCAGGAGGTGCTCGGCATGTGGACCATCACGGTGCAGAGCGCGCGGCTCTCCGTGGTGGTCGACGCGTCGGGTTCGATGGCGACCCCGGTCCCGGGCAGGGGCGAGTCCCGGATGGACGTGACGAAGCAATCGCTGCTCCAGGCGCTGAGCCAGTTCACGGACGACGACGAGATCGGCCTCTGGGAGTTCGCCACCACCCTGGACGGGGCCAAGGACTACCGCGAGCTGACCCCGACCGGCCGGCTCGGCGGACGCACCGCGGGCGGTACCACCCACCGGGAGGAACTCGCTTCGGCCTTCGACGAGTTGAAGCCCGTACCGAACGGCGCCACCGGCCTCTACGACACCACTCTCGCCGCGTACCGGGCGGCCGTGGCGAGTTTTGTGCCGGGCAAGTTCAACGCCCTGGTGATCCTCACGGACGGCTCGAACCAGGACGACGACGGGATCTCCCGCACGGGCCTGGTGCAGCAGCTCGGGACGCTCGTGGACCCGGAACGCCCGGTGCCGATCCTCGCCATCGCGGTGGGGCCGGACGCGGACCGCGAGGAGGTCGCGGAGATCGCGAAGGTGACGGGCGGCGGCGGCTACGAGGTGAGCGATCCCGCCGAGATCCAGACGGTGATCCTGCAGGCCATCATGACGGCCGGCCAGGCCGCCGTTCCCGAGTAGGCACGCACCGCTGTCAGTGCCCGGGTCTACCGTGCGCCCATGGACAGGATCGACATGGACGACCCGCAGGAACTGGGCACGGCCTTCTGGATGCAGGCCCACGGCTTCGCGATCGGCGAGAAGCCGCCGTCGCCGGACTCACCTCTCGGCCGCGTGCGCGCCTTCACGGCCGAGTACCCCTCGGTGACACTCACCGGGGAACACATCCAGGTGGCGGTCGACGGGCGCCCGCTGGTCCCCTGAGAGGCCGCCCGTGTCCGCGCGGGCACGGGCGGGGGCGCTGCGCGCCCGGTTCACGGCTTCGGGAAGCCCACCGGCCAGGTGTGCACGGGTTCACCGCTGCGCGCCAGTTCGCCGTACCTGCGGGTGGTGGCGGCGAGGGCGGCTTCCCGGCCCAGACCCGCTTCCTGCGCCCGGTGATAGGTGTCGACCTGCCAGGAGGCTCCGTTGGTCCGCCGGCGGCACCGTTCCTCGATGATGCCGAGGTAGCGGTCGCGGTCGGCGGGCTCGATGTTCCAGGCGTCGAGCCCGGCGGCCGCGAGGGGCAGCAGTTCGTCCCGTACGAGCTTGGTCGCGGGGACTTTGGCGATCTGGCCGGACCGGCCGGGGCGCGGCCACAGCAGTTCGGCCTCGATGCCGTACCGGCAGGCGTTGTCGAAGTTCTCCTCGGCGGCCTCGAAGGAGAGCCTGCTCCACACCGGGCGTGGTTCGTCGGCCAGTGCGCGCACCAGCCCGTAGTAGAAGGCCGCGTTGGCGAGCACGTCCGCCACGGTCGGCCCGGCCGGCAGTACCCTGTTCTCCACCCGCAGGTGCGGCGCTCCGTCCGCGACCCCGTAGACCGGCCGGTTCCACCGGTAGATCGTCCCGTTGTGCAGGACGAGTTCGGCCAGCGACGGTACGCCGCCCTCGTCGAGCACCCGCAACGGGTCCTCGTCGGAGAGGATCGGCAGCAGTG includes the following:
- a CDS encoding VWA domain-containing protein, which gives rise to MGRHSLPDRSAADRPGAASTPPRRRAVAVAGALVVAVAAGSAVVARSGLLSFSEPCEKDAVRLTVAASPDIAPAVRAVADRARKDQVRTDGHCMDVEVVAADSYKVANTVAAGGKTPYQVWLPDSDLWLDRAKGSGDGIPLTPGDSVATSPVGFAVVPSAAKTLGWPETRLGWAELVAAALGSDGAVRLGAADPARSATGLLALTAIGASSAGQGGDSDTRAAQTAKLLSERMSESDPKAAETLARDDSAAERGDPKRNQALLLSEQAAFTHNEKGEGGGKVDLFYPEDGSPQLNYPYTLVDETSMTVEQSRTALRLMTLLKESGSGGPGGILPAHGFRPPDGSAVARVVRTAGGKDPQPYAEAPATAPTAAELQEVLGMWTITVQSARLSVVVDASGSMATPVPGRGESRMDVTKQSLLQALSQFTDDDEIGLWEFATTLDGAKDYRELTPTGRLGGRTAGGTTHREELASAFDELKPVPNGATGLYDTTLAAYRAAVASFVPGKFNALVILTDGSNQDDDGISRTGLVQQLGTLVDPERPVPILAIAVGPDADREEVAEIAKVTGGGGYEVSDPAEIQTVILQAIMTAGQAAVPE